From the Salinimicrobium tongyeongense genome, one window contains:
- the folK gene encoding 2-amino-4-hydroxy-6-hydroxymethyldihydropteridine diphosphokinase, translating into MNPLKTVFIALGSNEGARFAFLQQAVEEIQKKTGEVRAVSKVYETPAMGFEGGAFLNACIAVETRFKPRKILKQLLEIEKKLGRERKPGSGYQNRPIDLDILLFGDEIITSEELTVPHPQMHQRDFVLAPLADIASEVKHPLKKLSVNALFDTLEKSDLKLISEELQLPKKFSFSNFNYIAVEGNIGAGKTSFATMVSQDFNAKLILERFKDNAFLPKFYEDKSRYAFPLEMSFLADRYQQLSDDLAQYDLFKDFVVSDYDVFKSLIFAKITLHEDEYSLYQKLFHIMYKELVKPDLYVYFYQNTERLLVNIKKRGREYEQNIEADYLANINRSYLSFIKSQPGLNVKIIDISDLDFVKRREDYLQLLEEITLQ; encoded by the coding sequence TTGAACCCTTTAAAAACAGTATTTATAGCTCTTGGAAGCAATGAAGGTGCCAGATTTGCTTTTTTACAGCAGGCCGTTGAAGAAATTCAGAAAAAAACAGGAGAGGTAAGGGCGGTTTCAAAAGTGTATGAGACGCCGGCAATGGGTTTTGAGGGCGGGGCTTTTCTCAACGCCTGTATTGCCGTAGAAACCCGTTTTAAGCCCCGCAAAATCTTAAAACAGCTGCTCGAAATTGAAAAAAAGCTGGGGCGGGAGAGAAAACCTGGCAGCGGATACCAAAACCGGCCCATAGATCTAGATATTTTACTTTTTGGAGATGAAATCATCACATCGGAAGAGCTTACGGTGCCGCACCCGCAAATGCACCAGCGCGATTTTGTGCTGGCGCCGCTGGCCGATATTGCTTCGGAAGTAAAACATCCCCTAAAAAAGCTGTCTGTAAATGCCCTTTTTGACACCTTAGAAAAATCGGATTTAAAGCTTATTTCTGAAGAACTTCAGCTTCCGAAGAAATTTTCTTTTTCCAATTTTAATTACATCGCGGTTGAAGGGAACATCGGGGCAGGAAAAACCAGTTTTGCCACTATGGTCTCCCAGGATTTCAATGCAAAACTGATTTTGGAAAGGTTCAAAGACAACGCATTCCTTCCGAAGTTTTACGAAGACAAATCGCGTTACGCCTTCCCGCTGGAAATGTCATTTTTGGCCGACAGGTATCAGCAGCTTTCAGACGATCTTGCGCAATACGACCTGTTTAAAGATTTCGTGGTTTCCGATTATGATGTTTTTAAATCCCTCATTTTTGCAAAGATCACCCTGCACGAAGACGAATATTCGCTTTACCAGAAGCTGTTTCACATCATGTACAAAGAGCTGGTGAAGCCCGATCTTTACGTGTATTTCTATCAAAATACCGAAAGGTTGCTCGTAAATATCAAAAAGCGCGGCAGGGAATACGAACAAAATATTGAAGCCGATTACCTGGCAAATATTAACCGCAGTTATTTGTCCTTTATCAAGTCGCAGCCGGGGCTGAACGTAAAGATCATCGATATTTCTGACCTGGATTTTGTAAAAAGAAGGGAAGATTATTTGCAGTTACTGGAGGAAATTACTTTACAGTGA
- a CDS encoding AsmA-like C-terminal region-containing protein, whose protein sequence is MKKFLKILGIVLGVILLLLFLTPFLFERQLKDLVQETINKNVNATVTFEDIDLSIFRNFPDATLAIQNLKIINQAPFEGDTLVLSEEVTLEMSLAQLFKGGSEPKKIDALKIDNTFLNIAVDSLGNSNYDIAVQDTITTTTSQGGGFSFDVEHYEINNSRVKYVDKGSKMVFLVEDLNHRGTGDFSASTSTLSTYSTALVSFEMDSVNYLNRNKLQLEADFEMDLENQKYTFLENEALINQLPLTFNGYVQVNEENNEVDLSFKTPTSSFKNFLAVMPEEYAKNIENVETTGDFVVDGFIRGIVDETYIPKMQINVASNNAAFKYPDLPKAVEDITIAAVLKNDTGLVEDTYLNIDKLNFRIDQDAFRASGSIKNLTENMLVNLALQGTINLANITRAYPLDLEQDLNGIVTANLTTSFDMNSLENEQYQNVKSSGTAVIRDFSYTSPEIPNEIKLSAANLKFNPSTVSLENTVLTTGQTDLAVNGTIQNLMGYLFTDQKLKGNFTATSNTFSVNDFMVKETVSEEAEATPVTTTEVPGDEAIKIPSFLDANIDFSAKKVRYDNLVLENTSGSLRIVDETATLSNVSSSIFAGNILLNGLVSTKDAIPNFSMQLGLQSIDIVQAFKDMELLRNLAPIAQALQGELTTNIDLRGNLNDDLTPQLQTLTGNALAKVLGARVNPAQTALLSQLDQSLTFVDLNDLNLKDLETRLSFNNGQVEVQPFDFNIKGIKARASGTHGFDMDMNYKVALEIPAKYLGSQIGTTLSRLSAQEQEKMTVGLPVNITGSFSNPNINVNVQQAVGNLTQQIVDTQKENLKEKGRDVLSELISGGKNKDTADTTTTRTPTQKDSIARKNTSDAVKETARDILGGILGGSRKKKDTTQNQ, encoded by the coding sequence ATGAAAAAGTTTTTAAAAATACTGGGAATTGTTTTAGGAGTAATCTTGCTTCTGTTGTTCTTAACGCCCTTCTTGTTTGAAAGGCAGCTGAAAGACCTGGTACAGGAAACCATCAACAAAAACGTGAATGCCACGGTCACTTTTGAAGATATTGACCTGAGCATTTTCAGGAACTTCCCCGATGCCACCCTGGCCATTCAGAATTTAAAGATCATTAACCAGGCACCTTTTGAAGGGGACACGCTGGTTTTAAGCGAAGAGGTCACGCTTGAAATGTCGCTGGCCCAACTTTTTAAAGGCGGAAGTGAACCCAAAAAGATTGACGCTTTAAAGATCGACAATACCTTTCTGAACATCGCTGTTGATAGTCTGGGAAACAGCAACTACGACATTGCCGTACAGGACACCATTACTACCACCACTTCACAGGGCGGTGGCTTTAGCTTTGATGTGGAGCACTATGAAATCAACAATTCACGGGTGAAATACGTAGATAAGGGCTCAAAAATGGTATTTTTGGTGGAAGATCTAAACCACCGCGGAACCGGCGATTTTTCGGCCAGCACCTCAACCCTTAGCACCTACTCTACCGCCCTTGTGAGCTTTGAGATGGACAGCGTAAATTACCTGAACCGGAACAAACTGCAACTGGAAGCCGATTTTGAAATGGATCTAGAAAACCAGAAATACACTTTTCTGGAAAACGAAGCCCTTATCAATCAGCTCCCGCTTACTTTTAACGGCTATGTGCAGGTCAATGAAGAGAATAATGAAGTAGACCTCAGTTTTAAGACCCCCACTTCCTCTTTCAAGAATTTCCTGGCGGTGATGCCTGAAGAATACGCAAAAAATATTGAGAACGTCGAAACTACGGGAGATTTTGTGGTAGATGGCTTCATCCGGGGGATTGTAGATGAGACTTACATTCCTAAAATGCAGATCAATGTGGCGTCAAACAATGCCGCATTTAAGTACCCCGACCTTCCGAAGGCTGTGGAAGACATAACTATTGCCGCCGTGTTAAAGAATGACACCGGGCTGGTGGAAGACACTTACCTGAATATCGACAAACTCAACTTCAGGATAGACCAGGATGCCTTTAGAGCCAGCGGAAGCATTAAAAACCTTACCGAAAATATGCTCGTGAACCTGGCACTGCAGGGTACCATCAACCTCGCGAACATCACCCGGGCCTACCCGCTTGACCTGGAGCAGGACCTCAACGGGATTGTCACTGCCAATCTCACTACAAGTTTTGACATGAATTCCCTCGAAAATGAACAGTATCAAAACGTGAAGAGCAGCGGTACAGCAGTAATACGAGATTTTAGTTACACCTCCCCCGAAATTCCCAATGAGATAAAACTCTCTGCTGCAAACCTGAAGTTCAATCCAAGTACGGTGAGCCTCGAAAATACCGTATTGACCACAGGCCAAACCGATCTTGCCGTTAACGGAACCATACAAAACCTAATGGGCTACTTGTTCACTGATCAAAAGCTTAAAGGAAACTTTACTGCTACTTCCAATACTTTTTCTGTCAATGATTTTATGGTCAAAGAAACTGTAAGTGAAGAAGCTGAAGCTACACCTGTTACCACCACTGAAGTGCCGGGAGATGAAGCCATTAAAATCCCGTCATTTTTGGATGCCAACATAGACTTTTCAGCAAAGAAAGTCCGTTATGACAATCTGGTTCTGGAAAACACCAGCGGAAGTTTAAGAATTGTAGACGAGACGGCTACTTTATCTAATGTTTCCTCAAGTATTTTTGCCGGAAATATCCTTTTAAACGGACTGGTTTCCACCAAAGATGCCATCCCGAATTTCTCCATGCAACTTGGTTTACAGTCTATTGATATTGTACAGGCCTTTAAAGATATGGAGCTGCTAAGGAATCTTGCCCCAATTGCACAGGCTTTGCAGGGAGAACTTACCACCAACATCGACCTGCGGGGAAACCTGAACGATGACCTCACCCCGCAGCTGCAAACCCTAACCGGAAACGCGCTTGCAAAAGTGCTTGGTGCAAGGGTGAACCCAGCGCAGACCGCGCTACTTTCACAGCTTGACCAGAGCCTTACCTTTGTTGACCTTAACGATCTTAATTTAAAGGATCTGGAGACCAGGCTAAGCTTCAATAACGGGCAGGTAGAAGTACAGCCGTTCGATTTTAATATAAAAGGAATTAAAGCCAGGGCTTCGGGCACGCATGGATTTGATATGGACATGAATTACAAGGTGGCCCTAGAAATACCTGCAAAATATCTTGGCAGCCAGATAGGCACCACGCTTTCGCGTCTTAGCGCCCAGGAACAGGAAAAAATGACTGTTGGTTTACCCGTGAACATTACCGGAAGCTTTAGCAACCCCAATATCAACGTCAACGTTCAGCAGGCCGTAGGCAACCTTACCCAGCAAATTGTTGACACGCAGAAAGAGAACCTGAAGGAAAAAGGCCGGGATGTTCTAAGCGAACTCATTAGCGGCGGAAAAAACAAGGACACCGCCGATACCACGACCACACGGACTCCCACGCAAAAAGATTCAATTGCGCGCAAGAATACCAGTGATGCTGTAAAAGAAACTGCAAGAGACATTTTGGGTGGAATTTTGGGTGGTTCCAGAAAGAAAAAAGATACTACCCAAAATCAATAA
- a CDS encoding DUF2797 domain-containing protein, whose translation MTYEGVLKKMKTELAETVQYYLIFEQDFLNVNQVLDKRIAINFLNYECLGCGKKKKVFANGVCYNCFMELPEMGEWVIRPELSKAHLDQEHRDLEFEKRVQLQPHVVYLANSSNVKVGVTRKTEIPTRWIDQGAHEAIEVVEVPNRYLAGITEVALKEHLSDKTNWRSMLTNDLKDLDLAAIRDNMRQYLPEEVQDYYLANSTELEIKFPVLDYPAKCKSLNLAKTSFYEGVLKGIKGQYLIFEDGMVFNVRKHEGFNVNLSLK comes from the coding sequence ATGACTTATGAAGGCGTGCTCAAAAAAATGAAAACCGAACTGGCAGAAACCGTGCAGTATTATCTCATTTTTGAGCAGGATTTCCTCAATGTGAACCAGGTGCTCGATAAGCGCATTGCTATCAATTTTCTCAATTATGAATGTTTGGGCTGTGGCAAAAAAAAGAAGGTTTTCGCCAACGGAGTTTGTTATAACTGTTTTATGGAACTGCCCGAAATGGGCGAATGGGTAATTCGCCCCGAACTTAGTAAGGCGCATTTAGACCAGGAGCACCGCGACCTGGAGTTCGAAAAGCGGGTGCAGCTGCAGCCGCATGTGGTATATCTTGCCAATTCCAGTAATGTGAAGGTGGGCGTGACCCGCAAAACCGAAATCCCAACCCGCTGGATCGACCAGGGGGCTCATGAAGCCATTGAAGTGGTTGAGGTGCCCAACCGCTACCTCGCCGGGATTACCGAAGTTGCCCTCAAGGAACATCTTTCAGACAAGACTAACTGGCGCAGCATGCTCACCAACGATCTTAAAGATCTTGATCTTGCGGCTATTCGCGACAACATGAGGCAGTACCTGCCGGAAGAAGTTCAGGATTATTACCTGGCAAATTCAACAGAGCTCGAGATTAAATTTCCGGTGCTTGATTATCCTGCAAAATGTAAATCCCTCAACCTCGCAAAAACGTCATTTTACGAAGGGGTTCTAAAAGGCATCAAAGGCCAGTACCTCATTTTTGAAGACGGGATGGTGTTTAACGTGCGAAAACATGAAGGTTTCAATGTTAATCTTTCCCTTAAATAA
- a CDS encoding GH3 auxin-responsive promoter family protein: MPIPLVHSIASWFLKKRIHQMELFIKYPHDVQLELLKKLLQKAKNTEVGQKYDFASMKTYREFAERVPLQQYEDFEPQIERSRRGETNIFWPTPIKWFAKSSGTTNAKSKFIPVSDESLENCHYAAGKDMLCMYLNNNPDSQLFSGKSLRLGGSKELYRQNGTQFGDLSAILIDNMPFWAEFSSTPSNEISLLSDWEVKMPAIVNETIKENVTSLAGVPSWMLVLLNNALEASGRNNLFEIWPNLEVYFHGGVNFAPYVDQYQKILPSSNFKYFEIYNASEGFFAIQDSNESKELLLMLDYGVFYEFIPMEGFGTPQERVIPLSEVELGKNYAVLITTNAGLWRYKIGDTVRFTSVNPYRIKITGRTKHHINVFGEELIIENAEEALKKASQQTDCEIVDYTAAPIFMHNKEKGAHEWMIEFKTPPQDFSFFAECLDNHLQSINSDYEAKRFNNMTLNPPKVHKARQKLFYDWLKKRDKLGGQHKIPRLSNQRTYLEELLEMNGK; the protein is encoded by the coding sequence ATGCCAATTCCGTTAGTACATTCAATCGCTTCCTGGTTTCTCAAAAAGCGTATTCACCAAATGGAATTGTTCATAAAATATCCGCATGACGTCCAGCTGGAACTGCTAAAGAAACTCCTTCAGAAAGCAAAAAATACCGAAGTGGGGCAAAAATACGACTTTGCTTCCATGAAGACCTACCGCGAATTTGCAGAACGGGTACCCCTACAACAGTACGAAGATTTTGAACCTCAAATAGAACGCAGCCGCCGCGGCGAAACCAACATCTTCTGGCCCACGCCCATTAAATGGTTCGCAAAATCGAGCGGCACCACCAACGCCAAAAGCAAATTTATCCCGGTGAGCGATGAGTCGCTGGAGAACTGCCACTATGCCGCAGGTAAAGATATGTTGTGCATGTACCTCAACAACAATCCCGATTCACAGTTATTTAGCGGAAAGAGCCTAAGGCTTGGCGGCAGCAAAGAACTTTACAGGCAAAACGGCACCCAGTTCGGTGACCTTTCGGCCATTCTAATCGACAATATGCCGTTTTGGGCAGAATTCAGCAGCACCCCCAGCAACGAAATCTCTCTGCTTAGCGACTGGGAAGTGAAGATGCCGGCAATTGTCAACGAGACCATTAAAGAAAATGTCACCAGCCTTGCCGGGGTACCTTCATGGATGCTGGTACTGCTCAACAATGCCCTTGAGGCTTCGGGAAGGAACAACCTCTTTGAGATATGGCCAAACCTGGAGGTCTACTTTCATGGCGGCGTAAACTTTGCACCCTATGTAGATCAATATCAAAAGATATTGCCTTCAAGCAACTTCAAGTATTTTGAGATCTATAATGCTTCGGAAGGATTCTTCGCCATCCAGGATTCCAATGAATCTAAAGAACTGCTGCTAATGCTCGATTACGGTGTGTTTTATGAATTCATTCCCATGGAAGGCTTTGGCACTCCTCAAGAAAGGGTCATTCCGCTTTCTGAAGTGGAGCTGGGAAAAAACTATGCGGTGCTCATCACCACCAACGCCGGATTGTGGCGCTATAAGATTGGGGATACGGTACGTTTTACCTCGGTAAACCCTTACCGCATAAAAATTACGGGCAGAACAAAACACCACATCAATGTTTTTGGGGAGGAACTTATCATTGAAAACGCCGAAGAAGCCCTGAAGAAAGCTTCTCAACAAACCGATTGCGAGATTGTTGATTATACGGCTGCCCCAATCTTTATGCACAACAAGGAAAAAGGCGCGCATGAATGGATGATCGAATTTAAGACACCGCCGCAGGATTTCAGCTTCTTTGCTGAATGTCTTGACAATCACCTGCAAAGCATTAACAGCGATTATGAGGCAAAACGTTTTAATAACATGACCCTCAACCCTCCCAAAGTTCATAAAGCAAGGCAAAAACTCTTCTATGACTGGCTTAAAAAGAGAGATAAACTGGGCGGCCAGCACAAAATTCCCAGGCTCTCCAACCAACGCACGTATCTTGAGGAATTGCTGGAGATGAATGGGAAGTAG
- the hemL gene encoding glutamate-1-semialdehyde 2,1-aminomutase: protein MIYKRSSELFAAAKKVIPGGVNSPVRAFSAVGGEPIFIKEARGAYIYDEDGNKYIDYINSWGPLILGHAFEPVVNAVVEKAKKGTSFGTPTELETTIAELAVSMVPNIDKIRMVNSGTEATMSAVRLARGFKNRDKIIKFAGCYHGHSDSFLIQAGSGAVTFGTPNSPGVTKGTAKDTLLATYNDLENVEELLEANKGEVACIILEPVAGNMGCIPPKKGFLEGLRQLCDEHDVLLIFDEVMTGFRLAKGGAQEAYGVDADIVCFGKVIGGGLPVGAFAARNEIMDYLAPTGPVYQAGTLSGNPLAMAAGLAMLQELNKDAEIYNRLEEKTAYLHKGIGNVLNRNKVVHTINRKGSMISVHFGEEPIIDFASAARSAGNGKFKKFFHGLLDHGVYIAPSAFETWFITDALSYEDLDATIEAVHQVSKEL from the coding sequence ATGATCTATAAAAGAAGCAGCGAATTGTTTGCTGCAGCTAAAAAAGTTATTCCCGGCGGAGTGAACTCTCCCGTGAGGGCGTTTAGTGCCGTGGGCGGAGAGCCTATATTTATAAAAGAAGCCAGGGGAGCCTATATTTATGATGAAGACGGAAATAAATATATAGACTATATCAATTCCTGGGGGCCGCTTATTCTTGGCCACGCTTTTGAACCCGTGGTGAATGCGGTGGTTGAAAAGGCCAAAAAAGGGACTTCTTTTGGAACGCCAACAGAACTAGAGACGACTATTGCCGAACTCGCAGTTTCTATGGTGCCAAATATTGATAAAATACGCATGGTGAATTCGGGTACCGAGGCCACCATGAGCGCGGTACGCCTTGCCCGTGGCTTCAAGAACAGGGATAAGATCATCAAATTTGCAGGCTGCTATCACGGGCACTCAGATTCATTTTTGATTCAGGCAGGCAGCGGGGCAGTGACCTTTGGAACGCCCAATAGTCCGGGGGTTACCAAAGGAACGGCAAAAGACACTTTGCTGGCAACCTATAACGATCTTGAGAACGTAGAGGAGCTGCTTGAAGCCAACAAAGGCGAAGTAGCCTGTATTATTTTAGAACCTGTGGCAGGGAACATGGGATGTATCCCTCCAAAAAAGGGATTTTTGGAAGGTCTTCGCCAGCTTTGTGACGAGCATGATGTGCTGTTGATATTTGATGAGGTAATGACCGGCTTCAGGCTTGCAAAAGGCGGGGCACAGGAAGCTTACGGAGTGGATGCTGATATCGTCTGCTTCGGAAAAGTGATTGGTGGTGGATTACCCGTGGGAGCCTTCGCCGCCCGGAATGAAATAATGGATTACCTCGCACCAACCGGACCTGTTTACCAGGCGGGAACCTTGAGCGGGAATCCGCTGGCAATGGCAGCAGGATTGGCCATGCTCCAGGAACTGAATAAAGATGCTGAAATTTATAACAGGCTGGAGGAAAAAACTGCTTACCTGCATAAGGGAATCGGGAATGTGCTTAACCGGAATAAGGTTGTCCACACTATCAATCGAAAGGGGTCTATGATCTCGGTACATTTTGGAGAAGAACCGATAATAGATTTTGCATCTGCAGCACGATCTGCGGGCAATGGAAAATTCAAGAAATTCTTCCACGGGCTGCTGGATCATGGTGTCTACATTGCACCGAGTGCTTTTGAAACCTGGTTCATTACAGATGCGCTCTCTTATGAAGATCTTGATGCGACCATAGAGGCAGTGCATCAGGTGTCGAAGGAGTTGTAG
- a CDS encoding glucosaminidase domain-containing protein, which yields MKVALKILTLLLLIFSVACGSGKKARKASKKEVPAVVDRNAPRQAKTQVPSTPRTYSDKIEAYIHEFAPIAQEEMRLYHIPASITLAQGILESGAGEGQLTRRANNHFGIKCHGWTGQKVYHDDDERQECFRKYKDPKYSYRDHSLFLAERRRYAALFDLDIKDYKGWARGLRAAGYATDRKYPDKLISLIERYQLYLYDGDASARDIAYSAPQNAGNSSAREYTVQRGDTLYSISKKHNITVEQLQKMNNLRGTNIGIGQTLYVPQ from the coding sequence ATGAAAGTTGCTTTAAAAATCCTCACTCTTCTCTTGCTGATTTTCAGTGTGGCTTGTGGCTCGGGAAAGAAAGCCAGGAAGGCCTCTAAAAAAGAAGTGCCTGCTGTTGTAGACAGAAATGCCCCCCGCCAGGCTAAGACCCAGGTGCCATCAACCCCGCGTACTTATTCCGACAAAATCGAGGCATATATCCATGAATTTGCACCTATTGCCCAGGAAGAAATGCGACTTTACCATATTCCTGCCAGTATCACTTTAGCCCAGGGAATCCTGGAGAGTGGGGCGGGAGAAGGGCAGTTGACCCGCAGGGCAAACAACCACTTTGGGATTAAATGCCATGGCTGGACCGGTCAAAAGGTCTATCACGATGATGATGAAAGGCAGGAATGCTTCAGGAAATACAAGGATCCGAAATATTCTTACAGGGATCATTCGCTTTTTTTAGCCGAAAGAAGGCGCTACGCAGCTTTATTTGATCTCGACATCAAAGATTATAAGGGCTGGGCCAGGGGCTTGAGAGCTGCAGGCTATGCTACCGACAGGAAGTACCCCGATAAACTTATTAGCCTTATTGAAAGGTACCAGTTATACCTTTATGACGGCGATGCCTCTGCACGCGACATAGCATATTCGGCGCCGCAAAATGCCGGGAATTCCTCAGCCAGGGAGTACACGGTGCAGCGGGGAGATACGTTGTATTCTATCTCTAAAAAGCACAATATCACTGTAGAACAGTTACAAAAAATGAACAACCTTAGAGGTACGAACATTGGCATTGGCCAAACGCTTTACGTGCCTCAATAA
- a CDS encoding 1-aminocyclopropane-1-carboxylate deaminase/D-cysteine desulfhydrase, which yields MIQPANLFSNPSKVPNQFIAEVNGVSIYLKREDLLHPEVSGNKFRKLKYNINEATSQKRQILLTFGGAFSNHISATAAAGKLAGFKTIGVIRGEELGKDLEKTLQENPTLRFAHACGMEFHFISRSDYREKTSEVFIEDLRKKFGDFYLVPEGGTNELAVKGCEEILLRGDAEFDVICCAVGTGGTISGIINASEEHQQILGFPALKGDFLKPEIARFSKKNNWDLITNYHFGGYAKVDRELITFINTFRSSYGVQLDPVYTGKMLYGIFDLAREGYFLKNTRILAIHTGGLQGISGMNKVLEMKNLPTILM from the coding sequence ATGATTCAACCCGCAAATCTTTTTAGCAATCCCTCAAAAGTGCCCAATCAGTTTATTGCTGAAGTAAATGGCGTTTCAATCTACCTGAAGCGGGAAGACCTTTTGCACCCTGAAGTATCGGGCAACAAATTTCGAAAGCTGAAGTATAACATCAACGAAGCTACCTCTCAAAAAAGGCAAATTCTGCTCACCTTTGGCGGGGCTTTTTCGAACCATATTTCGGCCACTGCGGCGGCGGGAAAACTTGCGGGTTTTAAAACTATTGGCGTTATAAGAGGTGAAGAGCTGGGAAAAGACCTTGAGAAGACCCTTCAGGAAAATCCAACTTTAAGGTTTGCCCATGCCTGCGGAATGGAATTCCATTTTATAAGCCGGAGCGATTACAGGGAGAAAACTTCCGAAGTATTTATTGAAGACCTGCGGAAGAAATTCGGAGATTTTTACCTGGTACCGGAAGGCGGCACCAACGAGCTGGCGGTAAAAGGCTGTGAGGAAATTTTGCTTCGGGGAGATGCCGAATTTGATGTGATTTGTTGCGCGGTGGGCACAGGTGGAACGATTAGCGGGATCATTAATGCTTCCGAAGAACATCAGCAAATATTGGGATTTCCGGCTCTAAAAGGGGATTTTTTGAAGCCGGAGATAGCACGCTTCAGCAAAAAAAATAACTGGGACCTTATAACAAATTACCATTTTGGAGGTTATGCTAAGGTAGACCGGGAGCTAATTACATTTATCAATACCTTCCGAAGCAGCTACGGCGTACAGCTGGATCCGGTTTATACGGGAAAGATGCTGTACGGTATTTTTGACCTGGCCCGGGAAGGATATTTTTTGAAAAATACTCGTATTTTAGCCATTCATACGGGAGGCCTGCAGGGAATTTCCGGAATGAATAAGGTGCTCGAAATGAAAAATTTACCCACAATTTTGATGTAG
- a CDS encoding FAD-containing oxidoreductase, with translation MKKFDAIIIGTGQAGPPLAASLARNGLKTAIIEKGALGGTCVNTGCTPTKAYVASARRAFIAGNSREMGVNIEGKVQIDLKTIKARKDQLIADSHKSLEKTFEKDEHISLFRGKAMFLDDHTILVNGEELTAKKIFINVGGRPRVPKDFEAVNYLTNRSMLQLDEVPENLVVIGGGYVGLEFAQMFSRFGSKVTILERGSALMKKEDDDIAEAITEIIRKSGINVLLNSDCIKAAEKDGEIEVTYNCEEGSKTIQTSHLLLAVGRVPNTDELGLEKTSVELDDRGFIKVNDELQTSVPHIWALGDCNGEGAFTHTSFNDFQIVNSQLFEERKRKLSDRFPCYAAYIDPPLARVGLDEKQIKAQGIKAKVAEMPMEKVARAKEKGETAGKMKIFIDAETDRILGATFLGTGADEYIHSVIDQMYAGATYQVMRDAVHIHPTVSELIPTMLEKLRDL, from the coding sequence ATGAAAAAATTTGATGCCATTATCATTGGAACGGGACAGGCAGGCCCGCCCCTGGCTGCCAGCCTCGCCAGAAACGGATTGAAAACTGCCATTATTGAGAAAGGGGCTCTGGGGGGCACCTGCGTCAACACGGGTTGTACCCCCACAAAAGCCTATGTTGCCTCGGCGCGCAGGGCTTTTATCGCCGGGAACAGCCGCGAAATGGGCGTGAATATTGAAGGAAAGGTGCAGATAGATCTCAAAACAATCAAGGCCCGAAAAGATCAACTAATAGCTGATTCTCATAAAAGTCTCGAAAAAACTTTTGAAAAGGATGAGCATATTAGCCTTTTCCGTGGAAAAGCTATGTTTCTCGATGATCACACAATTTTGGTTAACGGGGAAGAATTAACGGCGAAAAAGATCTTTATCAACGTGGGCGGCAGGCCCAGGGTGCCCAAAGATTTTGAAGCTGTCAATTATCTCACCAACCGCAGTATGCTTCAGCTCGATGAGGTGCCAGAAAACCTGGTGGTGATTGGCGGCGGCTATGTGGGGCTGGAATTTGCCCAGATGTTCAGCCGCTTTGGAAGCAAAGTGACCATCCTGGAACGGGGTTCGGCCCTCATGAAAAAAGAGGACGACGATATTGCTGAAGCCATTACAGAGATCATCAGAAAAAGCGGCATCAATGTGCTGCTGAACTCTGATTGTATCAAGGCTGCTGAAAAAGATGGAGAGATTGAAGTGACCTATAACTGTGAAGAAGGAAGCAAAACCATACAGACCTCGCATTTACTGCTGGCCGTGGGCAGAGTTCCAAATACCGATGAGCTAGGGCTGGAAAAAACCAGCGTGGAACTGGACGACCGCGGATTCATTAAAGTAAATGATGAGCTACAGACATCAGTCCCGCACATTTGGGCTCTGGGAGATTGTAACGGCGAAGGGGCTTTTACCCACACCTCTTTTAACGATTTTCAAATAGTGAATTCCCAGCTTTTTGAGGAGAGAAAGAGAAAACTGTCTGATCGTTTTCCCTGCTATGCCGCGTACATTGATCCTCCGCTTGCCAGGGTGGGTCTCGATGAAAAACAGATCAAAGCCCAGGGAATAAAAGCCAAAGTTGCTGAAATGCCCATGGAGAAGGTTGCCCGCGCCAAAGAAAAAGGAGAGACCGCCGGAAAAATGAAGATCTTCATTGATGCCGAAACCGACAGGATCCTGGGAGCAACATTTTTAGGAACCGGGGCAGATGAATACATCCACTCCGTTATTGACCAGATGTATGCAGGTGCGACCTACCAGGTAATGCGGGATGCCGTACATATTCATCCCACGGTGAGCGAACTCATTCCCACCATGCTTGAAAAGCTTCGGGATCTATAG
- a CDS encoding DUF5522 domain-containing protein: MSFSRKKIPLEEGDYYLTPEGYRCFTEQYHLKRGYCCESGCRHCPYGFNKKTNQQKK; the protein is encoded by the coding sequence ATGAGTTTTTCAAGAAAAAAAATTCCTCTTGAAGAAGGGGATTATTATCTCACCCCCGAAGGCTACCGCTGTTTTACCGAACAATACCACCTCAAGCGGGGTTATTGCTGCGAAAGCGGCTGCCGCCACTGCCCTTACGGCTTCAACAAAAAAACCAATCAACAGAAAAAATAA